The Metamycoplasma gateae genome window below encodes:
- a CDS encoding aminopeptidase P family protein has translation MLKQELNKLFDELKLDAVISEAPQTRLWYSGVQTSDGYIVIEKDKAFLFVDGRYIEYATKNAKNVEVILLEQNTLSSFLDKKKYKTVGIEQDYLHVQTFDYFKQMLPKATFKNVKAKQFRIRKDQEEVKKIEEACLISLQAFEELKKILVEGMTELEVSNKLGYLMRVFGAEKESFDSIVAFGSNAAEPHHHPTDRKLADGDIVKVDFGAQFDGWASDITRTFFFGKPKSAELVSILEIVSEAQKLGREAVRPGIETSEIDKICRDYIESKGYGKFFTHSTGHGVGIDVHELPGVGRRSGNVILEEGMIITVEPGIYVEGLGGARVEDTILVTKDGSRVLSRPEDYK, from the coding sequence ATGCTAAAACAAGAATTAAACAAGCTTTTTGATGAATTAAAATTAGATGCCGTTATTTCAGAAGCGCCACAAACTAGATTATGATATTCAGGAGTTCAAACTAGCGACGGATATATCGTAATAGAAAAAGATAAGGCTTTTTTATTTGTGGACGGAAGATATATTGAATATGCAACTAAAAATGCTAAAAATGTTGAAGTTATTTTACTAGAACAAAATACATTATCAAGTTTTTTAGATAAGAAAAAATACAAAACAGTTGGAATTGAACAAGATTATTTACACGTTCAAACATTTGATTATTTCAAACAAATGTTGCCAAAAGCTACATTTAAAAATGTAAAAGCTAAACAATTTAGAATAAGAAAAGATCAAGAAGAAGTTAAGAAAATTGAAGAAGCTTGTTTAATTTCATTACAAGCTTTTGAAGAATTAAAGAAAATACTTGTAGAAGGAATGACTGAACTAGAAGTTTCTAACAAACTAGGTTATTTAATGCGTGTTTTTGGCGCAGAAAAAGAAAGCTTTGATAGTATCGTTGCTTTTGGTAGCAACGCAGCTGAACCTCACCACCACCCAACAGATAGAAAACTAGCTGATGGTGATATAGTTAAAGTTGATTTCGGTGCACAATTCGATGGTTGAGCAAGCGATATCACTAGAACATTCTTTTTTGGTAAACCAAAATCTGCTGAACTTGTTTCAATACTAGAAATTGTTTCAGAAGCTCAAAAATTAGGAAGAGAAGCTGTTAGACCAGGTATTGAAACATCTGAAATCGATAAAATTTGTAGAGATTATATCGAATCAAAAGGTTATGGTAAATTCTTTACTCATTCAACCGGACACGGTGTTGGTATAGATGTTCATGAATTACCAGGCGTTGGAAGAAGATCTGGAAACGTTATTCTTGAAGAAGGTATGATTATTACAGTTGAACCAGGCATATACGTAGAAGGATTAGGTGGAGCAAGAGTTGAAGATACAATTCTTGTTACAAAAGATGGTTCTAGAGTGTTAAGTAGACCTGAAGATTATAAATAA
- a CDS encoding MAG0490 family ComEA-like DNA-binding protein, which yields MKIKFNKKKIFLTSGLFLFCSSVLVTSIVLKKEILYKNPEEDMETEVKYITVFVEGAVKYPGEYNLKKGSNYLDLFKESILKSNADLSNIQKSKELENNEKIIIPYSKKFKFHISEITNYEILVGMGIKVNIAIKVLEYIKKGLIKQWKDVLQIPGVGEKTYLILEKNINI from the coding sequence ATGAAAATAAAATTTAACAAGAAAAAAATTTTCTTAACATCAGGTTTGTTTTTGTTTTGTTCTTCTGTTCTAGTAACATCAATTGTTTTAAAAAAAGAAATATTATATAAAAACCCTGAAGAAGATATGGAAACTGAAGTCAAATACATAACCGTATTTGTTGAGGGTGCGGTTAAGTATCCCGGTGAATATAATTTAAAAAAGGGAAGCAATTATTTGGATTTATTTAAAGAAAGTATTTTGAAAAGTAATGCAGATTTATCTAATATTCAAAAATCTAAAGAACTAGAAAACAACGAAAAAATTATTATCCCATACTCTAAGAAATTTAAGTTTCATATTAGTGAAATAACAAATTATGAAATTTTAGTAGGAATGGGAATTAAAGTTAATATAGCAATAAAGGTTCTTGAATATATAAAGAAAGGATTAATAAAGCAATGAAAAGATGTATTACAAATACCTGGCGTTGGTGAAAAAACTTATTTAATATTGGAAAAAAATATAAATATCTAG
- a CDS encoding alpha-amylase family glycosyl hydrolase, with protein sequence MKEITKKIILYELVLENFLDTNQSGFGDFNGVLSKIDYFKKLGINIVAIEDILKQYENSFDLSIIKNKFGSIKDYVNLIKVFQQNKIKIAPIINLKKIKQSYINWNNMMGLYNLNEKDNEQYLTKLDPYLINEEIDENSLYEISNFIKYFESILDFYLRLNTDAIILDNFEFLAFESLKEDEKLKFIKDIYKIIKTKKPTMTVIFKTDNNNFGFYNKMLKQESKCFDYLYLTWISKIGNNEIVKDLNKKQLNFKGICNFLNLFNKSPNIIITFGSNLSGRFISKWGSENSYFYESAKTFFMMLYSGNNSIGIYYGDEIGTLRAKVEKNFNFNNEDYNEEKRFFESKNISIEEFFIHNNYFNKWSSYTQMAWDDKEINNKNKNKNFFRSIKYKENNVEKQLKNSDSIINFVLFLNNLTFNSKYKMFFENAKTIMQFKNGVFYIKKNLLHKKIVFVINLSKKHKRILGLNNFSILSSSYANKFYSELPKELSPFESIILLNEDN encoded by the coding sequence ATGAAAGAAATAACTAAAAAAATAATATTGTATGAATTAGTTCTTGAAAATTTTTTAGATACAAACCAAAGTGGTTTCGGTGATTTTAATGGTGTTTTAAGTAAGATAGATTATTTTAAAAAATTAGGAATTAATATCGTTGCAATAGAAGACATATTAAAACAATATGAAAATTCATTTGATCTTAGCATTATAAAAAATAAATTTGGATCAATTAAAGACTATGTAAATTTAATAAAGGTCTTCCAACAAAATAAAATAAAAATAGCACCTATTATTAATCTAAAAAAAATTAAGCAATCATATATTAATTGAAATAATATGATGGGTTTGTATAATCTAAACGAAAAAGATAATGAACAATATTTAACAAAACTAGATCCTTATTTGATTAATGAAGAAATCGATGAAAATAGCTTATATGAAATTTCAAACTTCATTAAATATTTTGAATCTATTTTAGATTTTTATTTAAGATTAAACACAGATGCAATTATCTTAGATAATTTTGAGTTTCTTGCATTCGAAAGTTTAAAAGAAGATGAAAAATTAAAATTTATAAAAGATATTTATAAAATTATAAAAACAAAAAAACCCACAATGACTGTTATTTTTAAAACAGATAATAACAATTTTGGTTTTTATAATAAAATGCTAAAACAAGAAAGTAAATGTTTTGATTATCTATATTTAACTTGAATTTCTAAAATAGGAAATAATGAAATAGTTAAAGATTTAAATAAAAAACAACTAAATTTTAAAGGTATATGTAATTTTCTAAACCTGTTTAATAAAAGCCCTAATATTATCATTACATTTGGCTCTAATTTATCAGGCAGATTCATTTCAAAATGAGGAAGTGAAAATTCTTATTTTTACGAAAGTGCTAAAACGTTTTTTATGATGTTATATTCCGGAAATAATTCAATCGGTATATATTATGGAGATGAAATAGGCACACTAAGAGCTAAAGTAGAAAAAAATTTCAACTTCAATAACGAAGATTATAATGAAGAAAAAAGATTTTTTGAATCTAAAAATATTAGTATTGAAGAATTTTTTATTCATAACAATTATTTTAATAAATGAAGTTCATATACACAAATGGCTTGGGATGATAAGGAAATAAATAATAAGAATAAAAATAAAAACTTTTTTAGATCAATTAAATATAAAGAAAATAACGTTGAAAAACAACTTAAAAATAGTGATAGTATCATCAATTTTGTTCTGTTTCTAAATAATTTAACATTTAATTCTAAATATAAAATGTTTTTTGAAAACGCAAAAACAATAATGCAGTTCAAAAATGGTGTTTTTTATATAAAGAAAAATTTATTACATAAAAAAATTGTTTTTGTAATAAATTTGAGCAAAAAACATAAACGAATTTTGGGGTTGAATAATTTCTCTATTCTTTCAAGTAGTTATGCTAATAAATTTTATTCTGAATTGCCAAAGGAATTAAGTCCTTTTGAAAGTATCATTCTTCTAAATGAAGATAATTAA
- a CDS encoding YebC/PmpR family DNA-binding transcriptional regulator has translation MSGHSKWATTKHHKAAMDSKRAKMFQKFSKEIIVAATIGGPDPDSNPALKLAIAKAKAKSMPKANIEKAISKVSGGSKEGANFQGYLYSGTAFGGINFVVSCLTDNFNRLASNIKHYFNKYNGQLGKQGVVPYVFDQKGLIEFSKDLVSEDEVMMTALDSGAEDFRVEDDLYVITTNPSDFQKVKQSLDESFSIENYATAEVTYIVNSDVEVDAEKAEQIEKFVDLLEDDEDIQEVWHNAKLIS, from the coding sequence ATGTCAGGACATTCAAAGTGAGCAACAACAAAACATCACAAAGCTGCAATGGATTCAAAAAGAGCAAAAATGTTCCAAAAGTTTTCTAAGGAAATTATTGTAGCTGCAACAATTGGGGGACCAGACCCTGATTCTAACCCTGCTTTAAAATTAGCTATAGCAAAAGCAAAAGCAAAATCAATGCCAAAAGCTAATATTGAAAAAGCTATTTCAAAAGTTTCAGGTGGTTCAAAGGAAGGTGCTAATTTCCAAGGTTATCTATATTCAGGAACTGCATTCGGTGGAATTAATTTTGTTGTCAGTTGTTTAACAGATAACTTTAACCGTTTAGCATCGAATATAAAACATTATTTTAATAAATATAATGGTCAATTAGGAAAACAAGGCGTAGTTCCTTATGTATTCGATCAAAAAGGATTGATTGAGTTTTCAAAAGATTTAGTTTCCGAAGATGAAGTTATGATGACTGCATTAGATTCTGGGGCTGAAGATTTTAGAGTAGAGGATGATTTGTATGTTATAACAACAAATCCTTCTGATTTCCAAAAAGTAAAACAATCTTTAGATGAAAGTTTTTCTATCGAAAATTACGCAACAGCTGAAGTTACATATATAGTTAATTCGGATGTTGAAGTTGATGCAGAAAAAGCTGAACAAATCGAAAAATTTGTCGATCTTCTTGAAGATGATGAAGATATTCAAGAAGTTTGACATAATGCAAAGTTAATATCTTAA
- the dnaG gene encoding DNA primase, with amino-acid sequence MIKDNLNVWEFVISKNDIVSIIGEYVSLTKQGKNYKACCPFHGEKTPSFVVSQDKGIFKCFGCGKSGNVIKFIELKENINSIEALKFLANKQNLDLNQFSHFFDKNKVSDEQLRILEINNEANNFFRYQLLFEKTEQLKNYLKSRGIDDSLIKEFQIGFASNQKSIFNSLIEKQFNLFEISNSSLVTGQNNKNFFNDRLMFPIHNSNGDVVAFSGRDITNNQIPKYLNSSETIVFKKNKVMFNYFHAKNEIIEKNEVYLVEGQFDCIALFKAGIKNCVAIMGTSLSVDHIKEFQNKTINLFFDNDRAGINATFKNLKIILYYSKKYNLKVNFVENKINKDPDEIYQIDQGKTLNDLCKNKINIVDFIFRILNDISLNQKNSINKNEKYKLIFEYIYHLENSLILMLKEKAINNNIITADLFDYYIKNTNDIFASDLSFKSKILNEDKSQNKNRFENIVNNNEEELNNFYLDNLEKNNQNLLKLNKKTLKSKKNNQIEDEISPNYVFLKDILILCLSQSVFLNQWKNKIFHQLELKDKKQKIIRKIISYIVNKKTLGIEINKQNLRNLLEQDILFLKNSNKESLRIEYQSYLDFLDEILEKNISEKLSNSTYEFIYERIDEFVDQIHKLNKGKKILTLNKGEKYGK; translated from the coding sequence ATGATTAAAGATAATTTGAATGTATGAGAGTTTGTTATTTCTAAAAACGACATCGTAAGTATTATTGGTGAGTATGTTAGTTTAACAAAACAGGGAAAAAACTACAAAGCTTGTTGTCCTTTCCACGGAGAAAAGACACCATCGTTTGTTGTGAGTCAGGACAAAGGAATTTTTAAATGCTTTGGTTGTGGTAAAAGTGGTAATGTTATTAAGTTTATCGAATTGAAAGAAAATATTAATTCAATAGAAGCATTAAAATTCTTGGCTAATAAACAAAATCTAGATTTAAACCAGTTTAGTCATTTTTTTGATAAAAACAAAGTTTCGGACGAACAGTTAAGAATTTTAGAAATAAATAATGAGGCAAATAACTTTTTTAGATATCAATTACTCTTTGAAAAAACAGAACAATTAAAAAATTATTTAAAAAGCAGAGGAATAGATGATTCTCTTATAAAAGAATTTCAAATTGGTTTTGCATCAAACCAAAAATCAATTTTTAATTCTTTGATCGAAAAGCAATTTAATTTATTTGAAATATCAAATTCTTCATTAGTTACAGGTCAAAATAATAAAAATTTCTTCAATGATCGTCTTATGTTTCCTATTCACAATTCTAATGGTGATGTAGTAGCTTTTTCAGGTAGAGATATCACAAATAATCAAATTCCTAAATATTTAAACAGTTCAGAAACCATAGTTTTTAAGAAAAATAAGGTTATGTTTAATTATTTCCATGCTAAAAATGAAATAATTGAAAAAAATGAAGTTTATTTGGTTGAAGGGCAATTTGATTGCATTGCATTATTTAAAGCAGGCATTAAAAACTGTGTTGCTATAATGGGTACTTCTTTATCTGTTGATCATATAAAGGAATTCCAAAACAAAACAATAAATTTATTTTTTGATAATGATCGTGCGGGAATAAATGCCACTTTTAAAAATTTAAAAATTATTCTATACTATTCAAAAAAATACAATCTTAAAGTTAATTTTGTTGAAAATAAAATAAATAAAGATCCAGATGAAATTTATCAAATAGATCAAGGTAAAACTTTGAATGATTTGTGCAAAAATAAAATTAATATAGTGGATTTCATCTTTAGAATTTTGAACGACATTTCTTTAAATCAAAAAAATTCAATAAACAAAAATGAAAAGTACAAATTAATTTTTGAATATATTTACCACTTAGAAAATTCATTAATCTTAATGCTTAAAGAAAAAGCGATAAACAACAATATCATTACTGCAGATTTGTTTGATTATTATATAAAAAATACTAACGATATTTTTGCAAGTGATTTATCTTTTAAATCAAAAATTTTAAACGAAGATAAATCCCAAAATAAAAATAGATTTGAAAATATTGTTAATAACAACGAAGAAGAATTAAACAATTTTTATTTAGATAATTTAGAAAAAAATAATCAAAATTTATTGAAATTAAACAAAAAAACATTAAAAAGCAAAAAAAATAACCAAATTGAAGATGAAATAAGTCCAAATTATGTTTTTCTTAAGGATATTTTAATACTGTGTTTATCGCAATCTGTATTTTTGAATCAATGAAAAAACAAAATATTTCATCAACTTGAATTAAAAGACAAAAAACAAAAAATAATTAGGAAAATCATTTCATATATCGTTAATAAGAAAACTCTTGGTATTGAAATAAATAAACAAAATTTAAGAAATTTACTTGAACAAGACATTCTTTTTTTAAAAAATAGCAATAAAGAAAGTTTAAGAATTGAATATCAGAGCTATTTAGATTTTTTAGATGAAATATTAGAGAAAAATATAAGCGAAAAATTATCAAACTCAACATATGAGTTTATATACGAAAGGATTGATGAATTTGTTGATCAAATTCACAAACTAAACAAGGGTAAGAAAATTCTTACTCTTAATAAGGGAGAAAAGTATGGAAAATAA
- a CDS encoding MHJ_0274 family protein: MFEGNGQVVVYVLFSLVLILIVAYIVWKATKNKRIKRKELKEQNKRNNETLNLFYEFILSFYTVIRFTKNELNKFNSKTTDRKMGEIKNGAKRMLIKLIQNDDFAIAFHDNEQYKEFVENAEILTTTQPNLWDKKIPKVLEFFEFQYNKIPSEKFNSKLEKLTLESLERKFYEE; encoded by the coding sequence ATGTTTGAAGGAAATGGACAAGTAGTAGTGTATGTTTTGTTTTCATTGGTTCTAATTTTAATAGTTGCATATATCGTTTGAAAAGCAACAAAAAACAAGAGAATTAAAAGAAAAGAATTGAAAGAACAAAATAAAAGAAATAACGAAACATTAAATTTATTCTATGAATTTATTTTATCTTTTTACACAGTTATTAGATTTACAAAAAATGAACTAAATAAATTTAATTCAAAGACAACAGATCGCAAGATGGGTGAAATAAAAAATGGTGCAAAAAGAATGTTAATCAAACTTATTCAAAATGATGATTTTGCAATAGCATTCCACGATAATGAACAATATAAAGAATTTGTCGAAAATGCCGAAATATTAACAACAACTCAACCTAATTTATGAGACAAAAAAATACCTAAAGTTCTTGAATTTTTTGAGTTTCAATATAATAAAATTCCAAGTGAAAAGTTTAATAGCAAACTAGAAAAATTAACTTTAGAATCATTAGAAAGAAAGTTCTATGAAGAATAA
- the rpmG gene encoding 50S ribosomal protein L33: protein MPREGLTLRCESCKMENYITKKNKKLHPEKMEVTKYCPKCNAHTGHKEKK from the coding sequence ATGCCAAGAGAGGGATTAACATTAAGATGTGAATCATGTAAAATGGAAAACTACATTACAAAGAAAAATAAAAAATTACATCCAGAAAAAATGGAAGTAACAAAATATTGCCCAAAATGTAATGCACATACAGGACATAAAGAAAAGAAATAA
- the pgsA gene encoding CDP-diacylglycerol--glycerol-3-phosphate 3-phosphatidyltransferase: MKNKKQKAKIETKRIKKFGVANWLTVLRMALMIPFIILMSIAFLLVSKNGGTFWYNGIKLVGNQQYPITLSTIYWLNIIIFIFAMITDFVDGYIARKTKTISQFGKIFDPIADKITTTLMLIFLSLMNYSFLPIVILFIIRDILVDGARVYAVKKDIKVAANWWGKIKTIIVSLAILVVSFSAPWITKYIEKTKSYGTNETYLLYVNIPLIVGLVLSWISGIIYLSKYLKGISKQYQEDIKNQKEEKDNKTITKEEIIIEDKEQEKNKNSKNITYEEPFF, encoded by the coding sequence ATGAAGAATAAAAAACAAAAAGCAAAAATCGAAACAAAAAGAATAAAAAAATTTGGCGTTGCTAATTGACTAACAGTGCTAAGAATGGCCTTGATGATACCTTTTATCATTCTTATGTCTATAGCATTCTTACTTGTGTCAAAAAATGGTGGTACATTTTGATACAATGGAATTAAGTTAGTAGGAAACCAACAATATCCAATAACACTATCTACAATATACTGATTAAATATAATTATTTTTATCTTTGCGATGATAACAGATTTTGTTGATGGTTATATTGCAAGAAAAACAAAGACCATATCTCAATTCGGTAAAATTTTTGATCCTATTGCTGATAAAATAACTACGACTTTAATGCTTATTTTTCTATCATTGATGAATTATTCATTTTTACCTATCGTAATTCTTTTTATAATTAGAGATATTTTGGTTGATGGTGCAAGAGTTTATGCAGTTAAAAAAGATATAAAAGTTGCTGCAAATTGATGAGGAAAAATTAAAACAATAATTGTTTCCTTAGCAATTTTAGTGGTTTCTTTCTCTGCCCCATGAATCACTAAATATATTGAAAAAACAAAAAGCTACGGCACAAACGAAACCTATCTATTATACGTTAATATTCCTTTAATTGTCGGCTTGGTATTATCTTGAATTAGTGGTATTATATACTTATCAAAATATCTAAAAGGTATTTCAAAACAATATCAAGAAGATATAAAAAATCAAAAAGAAGAAAAAGATAATAAAACTATAACAAAAGAAGAAATAATTATCGAAGATAAAGAACAAGAAAAAAATAAAAATTCAAAAAATATAACTTATGAGGAACCTTTTTTTTAA
- a CDS encoding RNA polymerase sigma factor has translation MENKDLEKSIEYTVSIIEQEIKKIQKKDSSKKTFSQEEIFNIIDKKKLYVDEEEADLLLSKLFEKKLILNSVDDGDNDDINEFNDDLNFSEAQLKDINVEEIENEEIDIDSEFDDSSMVRNDILISSKDEDTLYSEDDEYISTKITSDYDDEDDEYDFDLNDYDEFDNLNWGRGRKNSDDFDASKLLKNYDSEEIKIGSLRKNSENSNLSNRLTETNDIVKWYMRWIGKYGKLLTAKEERELAEKMENAKLANNDYKYKKARDLLVKRNLRLVINNAKKYKNRGLSFIDLISEGNSGIMKAVSKYDYKTGYKFSTYATWWIRQAITRAVADQARTVRVPVHMVETINKVLKIERELQQEHGFPPTDEEIAKKYGQDFTAEKVRYIRKINIDPISLDKNIGKEENSSFSDFVKDESVISPTNFASQEELSVILNEMINSLPDESDRLLIRKRYGVSDPDGESYRPHSLDELSKELGITKEKVRQIETKVLRKLKHPQKRKKLKEFFINESYNLD, from the coding sequence ATGGAAAATAAAGATCTTGAAAAATCAATTGAATATACAGTTTCTATCATCGAACAAGAAATAAAGAAAATACAAAAAAAAGATTCATCTAAAAAAACATTTTCACAAGAAGAAATATTCAATATAATCGATAAAAAGAAGCTTTATGTTGATGAGGAAGAAGCAGATTTATTGTTATCTAAATTATTTGAAAAGAAATTAATTTTAAATAGTGTAGATGATGGTGATAATGATGATATTAACGAATTTAATGACGATTTAAATTTTAGTGAAGCTCAATTAAAAGATATAAATGTTGAAGAAATAGAAAATGAAGAAATTGATATAGATTCTGAATTTGATGATAGTTCAATGGTAAGAAATGATATTTTAATTAGTTCTAAAGACGAAGACACACTATACAGTGAAGATGATGAATATATTTCCACAAAAATAACTAGTGATTACGATGATGAAGATGATGAATATGATTTTGATTTAAATGATTATGATGAATTTGATAATTTAAACTGAGGAAGAGGAAGAAAAAACTCAGACGATTTCGATGCTTCAAAATTATTAAAAAACTATGATTCTGAGGAAATAAAAATAGGATCTTTAAGAAAGAATTCTGAAAATAGTAATTTATCTAACCGTTTAACAGAAACAAACGATATTGTTAAATGATATATGAGATGAATTGGTAAATACGGTAAATTATTAACTGCTAAAGAAGAAAGAGAATTAGCTGAAAAAATGGAAAATGCCAAATTAGCAAATAATGATTACAAGTATAAAAAAGCCCGTGATTTATTGGTCAAAAGAAACTTAAGATTAGTAATTAATAATGCTAAGAAATATAAAAATAGAGGATTAAGTTTCATTGATTTAATATCTGAAGGTAATTCAGGCATTATGAAGGCAGTTTCTAAATATGATTATAAAACTGGTTATAAATTTTCTACATATGCTACTTGATGAATAAGACAAGCAATAACTCGTGCTGTAGCAGATCAGGCAAGAACGGTAAGAGTACCGGTACATATGGTTGAAACTATTAACAAGGTTTTAAAAATAGAAAGAGAACTACAACAAGAACACGGATTTCCTCCTACAGACGAAGAAATAGCCAAAAAATATGGACAAGATTTCACGGCTGAAAAAGTTAGATATATAAGAAAAATAAACATTGATCCTATATCACTTGATAAAAATATTGGTAAAGAAGAAAATTCAAGTTTTTCAGATTTTGTTAAAGATGAAAGTGTTATTAGTCCAACAAACTTTGCATCTCAAGAAGAATTGAGTGTTATTTTAAACGAAATGATCAATTCACTACCCGATGAATCTGACCGTTTATTAATTAGAAAAAGATACGGCGTTTCAGATCCTGATGGCGAATCATATCGTCCTCATTCATTAGATGAATTATCAAAGGAATTGGGCATTACTAAAGAAAAAGTTCGTCAAATTGAAACCAAGGTTTTACGTAAATTGAAACACCCTCAAAAACGTAAAAAATTAAAAGAATTTTTCATTAATGAAAGTTATAATCTTGATTAA
- a CDS encoding deoxyribonuclease IV, giving the protein MIKIGSHISFSKPGYLVGAAEQSIENNANCMMIYLGAPQTTLRVNKENYRLKEYTLLYSKRIKPEDIIVHAPYIVNPSNPSKSKFAIDFLTKEIERMNYIGAKYLVLHPGSHTTFSIEEAKSSLISSLKQILKQTKDVVIALETMAGNGSNYCNNFEILKEIIETIGSNRMAICLDTCHIWDAGYNIKEYAQFKKYLKENDILKYIEVIHLNDSLNPLASKKDRHANIDKGYIGLDALKMFVHDKDFENIPIILETPYINNKPPYKEEISLLLNKTEPTLF; this is encoded by the coding sequence ATGATTAAAATAGGAAGCCACATTAGTTTTTCAAAACCTGGATATTTAGTAGGTGCAGCTGAACAATCAATTGAAAACAATGCAAATTGTATGATGATTTATTTAGGTGCGCCACAGACAACTTTAAGAGTTAATAAGGAAAATTATCGGCTTAAAGAATATACTTTACTATACTCTAAAAGAATCAAACCTGAAGATATAATAGTTCATGCTCCATACATAGTAAATCCATCTAACCCTTCAAAATCTAAATTTGCTATAGATTTTTTAACAAAAGAAATTGAACGGATGAATTATATAGGTGCTAAATATTTAGTTCTTCACCCAGGCTCTCACACAACATTCAGTATTGAAGAAGCTAAATCAAGCCTAATATCATCATTAAAACAAATATTAAAGCAAACCAAAGATGTTGTAATTGCTTTAGAAACTATGGCAGGAAATGGAAGTAATTACTGTAATAATTTTGAAATATTAAAAGAAATAATTGAAACAATAGGTTCTAATAGGATGGCTATTTGTTTGGATACTTGCCATATATGAGATGCTGGATATAATATAAAAGAATATGCGCAATTTAAAAAATATTTAAAAGAAAATGATATCTTAAAATATATTGAAGTTATACATTTAAATGATTCATTAAATCCTTTAGCTTCCAAAAAAGATCGGCACGCTAATATTGATAAAGGATATATCGGATTAGATGCTTTAAAAATGTTTGTACATGACAAAGATTTTGAAAATATACCTATTATTTTAGAAACCCCTTATATAAACAATAAACCTCCATACAAAGAAGAAATTTCTTTACTTTTAAATAAAACTGAACCAACTCTATTCTAA
- the holA gene encoding DNA polymerase III subunit delta, giving the protein MYLIKGDEEYFINKKINEIINQTDQDELSEIEIIKFYDYFTLDELSDALGNTGLFFTKKIIVLKNPFVFNNKNKYSKNSINNFIELIKTSSEDENITYIFSQEINKYDKTFQPSSAFTFISKISNIIEVNKVSERNIFSVAYNIIKENGGTIKDADLLDFLANMPNNLSLIEAEIKKLLLIDKNITKKMIDDNNFFASNNIEFALPESILKWEKPQIIIKKINEQIEYGINESQIISQISSILYNAKSIHVLRKKNKQNEEIAKILNIHPYRVKLHIDFLYKIGTKKLDELILSMQKIDFNFRKGKINSSVFIGLVKLNLLK; this is encoded by the coding sequence ATGTATTTAATAAAAGGTGATGAAGAATATTTTATAAATAAAAAAATAAACGAAATAATTAACCAAACTGATCAAGATGAGTTATCAGAAATTGAAATAATTAAATTTTATGATTATTTTACTTTGGATGAACTTTCTGATGCATTAGGAAATACTGGTTTATTTTTTACTAAAAAAATTATAGTTTTAAAAAATCCGTTTGTTTTTAACAATAAAAATAAGTATTCAAAAAATTCTATAAATAATTTTATTGAATTAATAAAAACTTCTTCCGAAGACGAAAATATAACCTATATTTTTTCACAAGAAATAAACAAATATGACAAAACCTTTCAACCTTCATCAGCATTTACATTCATAAGCAAAATAAGTAATATTATAGAAGTTAATAAAGTTAGTGAAAGAAACATATTTTCTGTTGCCTATAATATTATTAAGGAAAATGGCGGTACAATAAAAGATGCTGATCTTTTAGATTTTTTAGCTAATATGCCTAATAATTTATCATTAATTGAAGCTGAGATAAAAAAGCTTTTATTAATTGATAAAAATATAACTAAAAAAATGATTGATGACAATAATTTTTTTGCTTCAAATAATATTGAATTCGCTTTGCCTGAGTCGATATTAAAATGGGAAAAACCACAAATAATAATTAAAAAAATTAACGAGCAGATTGAATATGGAATAAATGAATCTCAAATAATTTCTCAAATTTCATCAATACTATATAATGCAAAAAGTATTCATGTTTTAAGGAAAAAAAATAAACAAAACGAAGAGATTGCAAAAATTCTAAATATTCATCCATATAGAGTAAAACTTCACATCGATTTTTTATATAAAATAGGAACAAAAAAACTTGATGAATTAATTCTTTCTATGCAAAAGATAGATTTCAACTTTAGAAAAGGAAAAATTAATAGCTCTGTTTTCATTGGTTTGGTTAAGTTAAATTTATTAAAATAA